One window of Dysidea avara chromosome 11, odDysAvar1.4, whole genome shotgun sequence genomic DNA carries:
- the LOC136239227 gene encoding uncharacterized protein: MAEASINAISEGLKDLTISKSEIKPAGGEIGRGAYGRVFTVKYCGHICAVKEIHSILVEGVGEQEQKNVKEGFLRECHHCSVLKHPNIVRFLGIYYPQKDSKIPAMIMELMDESLTAYMEKLPKTALMRKGTILLDVAEGLSYLHALIPAVIHRDLSPNNILLKKGKGEVPVAKIADLGVAKVVKADSRSTRSKLTKAPGTVDFMAPEALGNKPVYGVNHSQMANSS; the protein is encoded by the exons ATGGCCGAAGCATCGATTAACGCAATCAGCGAGGGGTTGAAAGACCTTACAATATCCAAGTCTGAGATTAAGCCAGCCGGTGGAGAGATAGGTCGCGGAGCTTATGGCAGGGTGTTCACAGTAAAGTATTGTGGACATATTTGCGCCGTTAAAGAGATTCACTCGATCCTTGTGGAAGGGGTAGGAGAACAAGAGCAGAAAAACGTCAAGGAAGGTTTTCTTCGCGAGTGTCACCACTGCAGTGTCTTGAAGCATCCAAATATCGTTCGGTTTTTAGGAATCTATTATCCGCAGAAAGATTCCAAGATCCCCGCCATGATCATGGAGTTGATGGATGAAAGCCTGACCGCCTACATGGAGAAGCTGCCCAAAACCGCCCTGATGAGGAAAGGCACGATATTGCTTGATGTAGCTGAAGGTTTGAGTTATCTTCATGCTCTGATACCTGCTGTAATCCATCGAGATTTGTCCCCAAATAACATTCTGTTGAAGAAAGGTAAGGGGGAAGTCCCAGTTGCTAAGATTGCCGACCTGGGAGTGGCTAAGGTGGTGAAGGCTGACAGCAGAAGCACAAGGAGCAAGCTGACCAAAGCTCCAGGAACTGTGGATTTCATGGCTCCAGAAGCTTTAGGAAACAAGCCTGTATATGGTGTCAA CCACTCACAAATGGCCAACTCCAGCTGA